A single window of Pyxicephalus adspersus chromosome 10, UCB_Pads_2.0, whole genome shotgun sequence DNA harbors:
- the TPI1 gene encoding triosephosphate isomerase, translated as MSPRKFFVGGNWKMNGDKKSLGELINTLNTGKINADTEVVCGAPSIYLDFARQKLDAKIGVSAQNCYKVAKGAFTGEISPAMIKDVGATWVILGHSERRHVFGESDELIGQKVAHALSEDLGVIACIGEKLDQREAGITDKVVAEQTKYIADNVKDWSKVVLAYEPVWAIGTGKTATPQQAQEVHAKLRDWLKVNVSEQVAQSVRIIYGGSVTGGTCKELASQPDIDGFLVGGASLKAEFIEIINAKH; from the exons ATGTCTCCTAGGAAGTTCTTCGTGGGTGGAAACTGGAAGATGAACGGTGATAAGAAGAGCCTGGGGGAGCTCATCAACACCCTGAACACCGGCAAGATCAACGCTGACACAG aggttgtctGTGGAGCTCCTTCCATCTACCTGGACTTTGCCCGGCAGAAGTTGGATGCCAAGATCGGTGTATCTGCCCAGAATTGCTACAAGGTTGCAAAAGGAGCATTCACCGGTGAGATCAG CCCAGCTATGATCAAGGATGTTGGCGCTACCTGGGTCATCCTTGGCCATTCCGAGAGGAGACACGTATTTGGGGAATCTGATGAG CTGATTGGCCAGAAGGTGGCACATGCTCTGAGCGAGGACTTGGGTGTCATCGCTTGTATCGGGGAAAAGCTTGACCAGCGGGAAGCAGGAATCACAGACAAAGTTGTTGCTGAACAGACAAAGTATATCGCAG ataatgtaaaGGACTGGAGCAAGGTTGTCCTGGCATACGAACCCGTTTGGGCCATCGGTACAGGCAAGACAGCCACACCTCAGCAA GCTCAGGAGGTGCACGCCAAGCTTCGGGATTGGTTGAAGGTCAATGTGTCTGAACAAGTTGCACAGTCAGTTCGGATTATCTATGGAG GTTCAGTCACAGGAGGCACCTGCAAGGAGCTGGCATCCCAACCCGACATCGATGGGTTCCTTGTGGGCGGAGCTTCCCTGAAAGCCGAATTCATTGAGATCATCAACGCCAAGCATTGA